Proteins from one Argopecten irradians isolate NY chromosome 15, Ai_NY, whole genome shotgun sequence genomic window:
- the LOC138308561 gene encoding piggyBac transposable element-derived protein 4-like: MAAAFDSDWDSDEDDNIENIFNENSDSEPDFEGFGPEDIVRNGAVIAHIDMDDFSPENDDEDNSDKAEGWTKSSGPPLCAPFTGESKLNVNMENQEPIDFFQLFLNDDFLNIVVQQTNLYADRKKNQGRQGNHSRISKWKPVSLEEIKVFFGLVIAMGLVHKSDIDTYWATEDVIFTPFFGDKMSKDRFQNILSNLHLCDNDTFIPPGQPGYDPLHKIRPMIQQTLNAFIDVYSPAENLSFDEATCPWKGRLRFKVYNPAKPCKFGIKLYQVCEADSGYCVGYDVYVGKNNRATSVYCEELGLDEELSETTKTVIGLLARCGCLDKGHRVYLDNYYNSPELFDELEHMNTYACGTLRTNRKGVPVAIKRKNRKLLQGQCIFRQKDNLLVIKFHDKRDVHMLSNFHEPQVAVLNKTDPKTNTPITKPTCVVDYIKHMGGVDLSDQLNNYNSILRKTKKWWRKLFFHLVNVCIVNAYQLYKKFSPDVKKKSHFDFRLSTVRSLVEAGGVAARPAKRGRKVLGELPARLVGQHLPEYVPATPGAKRARPLRECKACNVKKKDRERTKRKQTSFQCNTCQVALCVPDCFKAFHTYVNYRQVLLPAANEDSD; this comes from the coding sequence ATGGCGGCCGCTTTTGACTCGGACTGGGACAGTGACGAAGAcgataatattgaaaatatcttcAATGAAAATAGTGACAGTGAACCTGATTTTGAAGGTTTTGGACCTGAGGACATTGTAAGGAATGGAGCGGTAATTGCTCACATTGATATGGATGATTTCTCGCCCGAGAATGACGACGAAGACAACTCGGACAAAGCGGAGGGTTGGACGAAATCATCGGGGCCACCTTTATGTGCACCGTTTACAGGGGAATCAAAACTTAATGTCAATATGGAAAATCAAGAGCCTatagatttttttcaattatttctaaatgacgattttttaaatattgttgtCCAACAAACAAATTTATATGCTGACCGCAAAAAAAATCAAGGTCGTCAGGGAAATCACTCGCGTATCTCAAAGTGGAAACCAGTGTCACTCGAGGAGATCAAAGTATTTTTTGGTCTGGTAATAGCGATGGGATTGGTCCATAAGTCCGATATAGATACTTACTGGGCAACTGAGGACGTTATTTTTACTCCATTTTTCGGAGACAAGATGTCTAAAGATCGCTTCCAAAATATTCTCTCAAACTTACACCTGTGTGATAACGATACCTTCATACCACCTGGGCAACCTGGCTACGATCCTTTGCATAAAATAAGACCCATGATTCAACAAACATTAAATGCATTTATAGATGTGTATTCTCCTGCAGAAAATTTATCTTTTGATGAGGCAACATGTCCCTGGAAAGGGAGACTTAGGTTTAAAGTTTACAACCCTGCTAAACCCTGTAAATTTGGGATAAAACTTTACCAGGTATGTGAGGCTGACAGTGGTTATTGTGTCGgatatgatgtgtatgtaggTAAAAACAACAGAGCAACAAGTGTTTATTGTGAGGAACTTGGGCTTGATGAAGAATTATCTGAAACCACTAAAACGGTGATAGGTTTATTGGCCAGGTGTGGTTGTTTAGACAAAGGTCACAGGGTTTACCTGGACAACTACTATAATTCGCCAGAATTATTTGATGAACTAGAACACATGAACACATACGCATGTGGGACACTTCGCACAAATAGGAAAGGCGTACCCGTTGCTATAAAACGTAAAAACAGAAAACTCTTACAAGGACAGTGTATCTTTCGTCAAAAAGACAATCTTCTTGTCATAAAATTTCATGATAAACGAGACGTACACATGTTATCAAATTTTCATGAGCCGCAGGTAGCAGTCTTGAATAAAACTGATCCGAAAACCAATACACCTATTACAAAACCAACATGTGTTGTAGACTACATAAAACATATGGGAGGTGTAGATCTCAGTGACCAGCTCAACAATTATAACTCAATTCTtcgtaaaacaaaaaaatggtGGAGAAAGTTGTTTTTTCACCTGGTAAACGTTTGCATTGTAAATGCCTATcaattgtataaaaaatttTCACCTGATGTAAAAAAGAAATCACACTTTGACTTCCGACTGTCTACTGTACGTTCCCTTGTGGAAGCAGGTGGAGTAGCTGCCAGGCCAGCCAAGAGAGGAAGGAAAGTTCTTGGGGAGCTACCAGCTCGTCTTGTTGGACAACACCTACCTGAGTACGTACCTGCAACTCCAGGTGCTAAACGTGCACGCCCTCTACGGGAATGTAAGGCATGCAATGTAAAGAAAAAGGACAGAGAAAGAactaaaagaaaacaaacttcTTTCCAGTGTAACACCTGCCAGGTGGCATTGTGCGTTCCAGATTGCTTCAAAGCTTTCCATACCTATGTAAATTATCGCCAGGTATTATTACCTGCTGCTAACGAGGACTCTGATTAA